A portion of the Pseudopipra pipra isolate bDixPip1 chromosome 1, bDixPip1.hap1, whole genome shotgun sequence genome contains these proteins:
- the LOC135414197 gene encoding feather keratin B-4-like, producing MACYDLCRPCGPTPLANSCNEPCVRQCQDSTVLIQPSPVRVTFPGPIMTSFPQSSFVGSTAGAALGTELNVQGQPISGGFGAGGYGLGYGRGFGYGLGGLGCYANRGCSGIC from the coding sequence ATGGCCTGCTACGACCTCTGCCGCCCCTGCGGACCCACcccgctggccaacagctgcaacgagccctgtgtcaggcagtgccaggactccaCCGTCCTCATCCAGCCCTCCCCCGTCCGCGTCACCTTCCCAGGGCCCATCAtgacctccttcccccagagctccTTCGTCGGATCCAccgcaggggctgccctgggcacggaGCTCAACgtccagggacagcccatctCCGGCGGATTTGGGGCCGGAGGCTACGGCCTGGGCTATGGCCGTGGCTTTGGCTACGGCCTGGGAGGCCTGGGCTGCTACGCcaacaggggctgctctggcatCTGCTGA
- the LOC135405796 gene encoding feather keratin B-4-like yields MACYDLCRPCGPTPLANSCNEPCVRQCQDSTVLIQPSPVRVTFPGPIMTSFPQSSFVGSTAGAALGTELNVQGQPISGGFGAGGYGLGYGRGFGYGLGGLGCSGLAGLGCSTC; encoded by the coding sequence ATGGCCTGCTACGACCTCTGCCGCCCCTGCGGACCCACcccgctggccaacagctgcaacgagccctgtgtcaggcagtgccaggactccaCCGTCCTCATCCAGCCCTCCCCCGTCCGCGTCACCTTCCCAGGGCCCATCAtgacctccttcccccagagctccTTCGTCGGATCCAccgcaggggctgccctgggcacggaGCTCAACgtccagggacagcccatctCCGGCGGCTTTGGGGCCGGAGGCTACGGCCTGGGCTATGGCCGTGGCTTTGGCTACGGCCTGGGaggcctgggctgctctggcttGGCAGGCCTGGGATGCTCCACCTGCTGA
- the LOC135414256 gene encoding feather keratin B-4-like, with product MACYDLCRPCGPTPLANSCNEPCVRQCQDSTVLIQPSPVRITFPGPIMTSFPQSSFVGSTAGAALGTELNVQGQPISGGFGAGGYGLDYGRGFGYGLGGLGCYANRGCSGIC from the coding sequence ATGGCCTGCTACGACCTCTGCCGCCCCTGCGGACCCACcccgctggccaacagctgcaacgagccctgtgtcaggcagtgccaggactccaCCGTCCTCATCCAGCCCTCCCCCGTCCGCATCACCTTCCCAGGGCCCATCAtgacctccttcccccagagctccTTCGTCGGATCCAccgcaggggctgccctgggcacggaGCTCAACgtccagggacagcccatctCCGGCGGATTTGGGGCCGGAGGCTACGGCCTGGACTATGGCCGTGGCTTTGGCTACGGCCTGGGAGGCCTGGGCTGCTACGCcaacaggggctgctctggcatCTGCTGA
- the LOC135405809 gene encoding feather keratin B-4-like — protein sequence MACYDLCRPCGPTPLANSCNEPCVRQCQDSTVLIQPSPVRVTFPGPIMTSFPQSSFVGSTAGAALGTELNVQGQPISGGFGAGGYGLGYGRGFGYGLGGLGCSGLAGLGCSGTC from the coding sequence ATGGCCTGCTACGACCTCTGCCGCCCCTGCGGACCCACcccgctggccaacagctgcaacgagccctgtgtcaggcagtgccaggactccaCCGTCCTCATCCAGCCCTCCCCCGTCCGCGTCACCTTCCCAGGGCCCATCAtgacctccttcccccagagctccTTCGTCGGATCCAccgcaggggctgccctgggcacggaGCTCAACgtccagggacagcccatctCCGGCGGCTTTGGGGCCGGAGGCTACGGCCTGGGCTATGGCCGTGGCTTTGGCTACGGCCTGGGaggcctgggctgctctggcctGGCAGGCCTGGGCTGCTCCGGCACCTGCTGA